From the Astyanax mexicanus isolate ESR-SI-001 chromosome 9, AstMex3_surface, whole genome shotgun sequence genome, one window contains:
- the trim35-30 gene encoding E3 ubiquitin-protein ligase TRIM35, translated as MASRPSLTEEDFSCPLCCEIFRDPILLACSHSMCKGCVRKFWDQRGALECPICRTVSSNSEPPTNIVLRNMCEAVLKEKNRRFSVEMEGFCSLHQEPLTIFCHKEQRPICTRCKDSSLHIKHSFCSIQDASEHLKQELQKKIKPLNEKLKIYEDSKQPYEKMAEYIKKQAQHTEALIKREFEKLHHFLWDEEASRIAALRKEEEQRSQTVKKNIEKIQTQISQILDTIKVIEKEMAAEDLQFLLNYKASVERTQAKLDSPETFSGVLINVAKHLSNLGFQVSEKLHGSIQYTPVVLDPNTAHADLVVSDDLLTMAYKGLPQDLPANPERFAGFAMALGSVGYISGTHSWEVEVGENTSWAVGVITESVHMHRENLSRSGLWYVGFSNGKYGKGYSPENLSVMRVGEKVQRIRVQLDLDKGRLTFTDSGRNTCLHVFKQAFHERVFPYFYSHCKLHPLRILPGQSSVKIHMPS; from the exons CACAGCATGTGTAAGGGCTGTGTCCGCAAATTCTGGGACCAGCGAGGAGCTCTGGAGTGTCCCATCTGCAGAACCGTCTCCTCCAACTCCGAGCCCCCCACCAACATTGTGCTGAGGAACATGTGTGAGGCCGTGTTGAAGGAGAAGAACCGCAGGTTCTCTGTGGAGATGGAGGGGTTCTGCAGTTTACACCAGGAACCTCTTACTATATTCTGCCATAAGGAACAAAGGCCCATCTGCACTAGATGCAAGGACTCCAGCCTGCATATCAAGCACTCTTTCTGCTCCATACAGGACGCCTCTGAACACCTGAAG CAGGAGCTGCAGAAGAAAATAAAACCCCTAAATGAGAAGCTGAAAATCTATGAGGACTCCAAACAACCCTATGAAAAAATGGCAGAGTACATTAAG aAACAGGCTCAGCATACAGAGGCTCTGATTAAAAGGGAGTTTGAGAAGCTTCACCACTTTCTTTGGGATGAAGAGGCGTCCAGGATAGCTGCACTGAGGAAAGAAGAGGAGCAGAGGAGTCAAACTGTAAAGAAGAACATTGAGAAGATTCAGACACAGATATCTCAAATCTTGGACACAATCAAAGTCATTGAAAAGGAAATGGCAGCAGAGGATCTGCAGTTtctgctg AACTACAAAGCTTCAGTTGAAAG AACCCAAGCCAAGCTGGACAGTCCAGAGACATTCTCAGGAGTGCTGATCAATGTGGCAAAGCACCTGAGCAACCTGGGCTTTCAAGTATCAGAAAAGCTGCACGGTTCAATACAATACA CTCCTGTGGTTCTAGACCCCAATACTGCCCATGCTGACCTCGTAGTGTCTGACGATCTTCTCACTATGGCCTACAAAGGTCTTCCTCAGGATCTTCCAGCTAACCCAGAGAGGTTTGCAGGCTTTGCGATGGCCCTGGGCTCTGTAGGCTACATCTCAGGCACACACAGCTGGGAGGTGGAGGTTGGAGAGAACACGTCCTGGGCTGTGGGAGTGATCACAGAGTCTGTGCACATGCACAGGGAGAACCTCTCACGCTCCGGCTTGTGGTACGTCGGGTTTTCCAACGGCAAGTACGGGAAAGGATACTCCCCAGAGAACCTGAGCGTGATGCGGGTTGGTGAGAAAGTCCAGAGGATCAGAGTTCAGCTGGACTTAGACAAGGGCAGGCTGACCTTCACCGATTCAGGCCGCAACACCTGTCTGCACGTTTTCAAACAAGCTTTCCATGAAAGAGTTTTCCCTTACTTTTATAGCCACTGTAAATTACATCCTCTAAGAATATTACCAGGACAGTCCTCTGTGAAGATTCATATGCCCAGttag
- the odf3b gene encoding outer dense fiber protein 3-B: MPEEEVWVGSWRPHRPRGPIAALYRSPGPKYGLPAVTGINDHDPRKRKAPAFSFGTRHKQFSLSCSPGPGHLVPSNITKVGRDGTPAYSLYSRPRDPKPFQTPGPGKYSPEISGKTAFYSAPAYSLSGRSNGYRRDQSPGPAAYMLPNVMGSNTVSKRSAPNFSFSGRLKVGSFHEDLQKTPAPGTYSVVDPNIYTPRSPHYSMTGRNMMPGDTTKKPGPGTYCPEQVTFTRLKAPSFSFGIRHSEYTAPPIIDDC, from the exons ATGCCAGAAGAGGAAGTATGGGTAGGTTCCTGGAGGCCCCATAGGCCAAGAGGTCCTATTGCTGCCCTGTACAGAAGCCCAGGGCCTAAATATGGCCTCCCAGCGGTCACAG GAATAAATGATCATGACCCACGGAAGAGGAAAGCTCCGGCATTTAGTTTTGGCACACGgcataagcagttcagcttgagcTGCTCACCAGGACCGGGCCACCTTGTTCCCTCTAATATTACCAAAGTTGGACGAGATGGAACCCCAGCTTATTCACTGTACAGCCGACCCAGAGACCCTAAGCCTTTTCAGACTCCTGGGCCAG ggaaatattctcctgaaatctCAGGGAAGACAGCTTTTTACTCTGCCCCTGCGTACTCACTATCAGGGAGAAGCAATGGGTATCGCAGGGACCAGTCACCAG GCCCTGCTGCATACATGCTCCCTAACGTGATGGGCTCAAACACTGTGAGTAAAAGATCTGCCCCAAATTTCTCCTTCTCGGGCCGTTTAAAAGTAGGCAGCTTCCATGAGGATCTGCAAAAG ACTCCGGCTCCAGGGACATACAGCGTTGTGGATCCAAACATTTACACTCCCAGGTCTCCTCACTATAGCATGACTGGCCGCAACATGATGCCTGGAGACACTACCAAGAAACCAGGACCTGGAACTTATTGTCCAGAACAG GTGACTTTTACACGACTCAAAGCTCCCAGCTTCTCCTTTGGCATCCGTCACTCTGAGTACACTGCACCACCAATCATTGATGATTGTTAA
- the zgc:77752 gene encoding protein tyrosine phosphatase domain-containing protein 1, with product MTLLVPVPKPSYSQTRENLVKAIPPKIICLLACGGRDCRYEGPACWRTSQQAIRGLFSSWVTNDIIAMARPSTNLIKRYNIIEQFKKLNIKSIINMQLPGEHAHCGPDLEPDSGFTYSPQVFMENQIYFYNFGMTDFGVSSIVGMLDAVKVLTFSVEEGKVAVHCHAGLGRTGVLIACYLIYMLRITASEAIHYVRIKRPRSIQTRAQISLVFDFARLIGSQLAQYPCLNMRHGAPFTLRQYLQRQALLLHGEEARTLAHTPKILHLLCSLLTAIAQGAPSPPEVQLHLKRKAAVLALQADVRETLVLHRYLPVLTEGEGPVSSWDEPLGFLERKRAVLLNKRSYSESDLSKITLSKNFGFIQFSTSFMDDGKVCNGHFRDQRSSTPASDILTKESNSSTDRYTPIAPSSPRMCDTRAAKRAKFMMKKAQPFSKFSSTIELCKNHESGKVSLSSKEVAEAMAQQDQPGDKILQRAAKLQDELNLSAYGWATLTMEADPKVLSTLMWVWLEKIKDPILSADDIDKLCTNTPSQNPLRTLYKSQRSTLCCLLSCVGQVTTHCPQTETAVLQRLIRALTRRPPEEIARSDTVMKLFRSTVRELQCVRPATGSPTTNTSSLQQFI from the exons ATGACTCTTCTGGTTCCAGTGCCAAAGCCCTCATACTCCCAGACCAGGGAGAACCTGGTAAAGGCTATCCCCCCTAAAATCATCTGCTTGTTGGCTTGTGGTGGAAGGGACTGCCGCTATGAGGGCCCTGCATGCTGGAGAACCAGCCAACAGGCCATCCGGGGCCTCTTCTCCAGCTG ggttacCAATGACATTATTGCTATGGCCCGGCCATCCACCAATCTCATTAAGCGATACAACATAATAGAACAGTTTAAAAA GTTAAACATTAAATCCATCATTAATATGCAGCTCCCAGGTGAACATGCTCACTGCGGCCCTGACCTGGAGCCTGACAGTGGCTTCACATATTCACCACAGGTCTTTATGGAGAACCAAA TTTACTTCTACAACTTTGGCATGACTGATTTTGGGGTCTCGTCTATAGTCGGGATGCTGGACGCAGTGAAGGTCTTGACGTTCTCTGTGGAAGAGGGCAAGGTGGCTGTGCACTGTCATGCTGGGCTTGGCAGAACAG GAGTGCTGATTGCATGCTACTTGATCTACATGCTGAGAATCACAGCAAGTGAAGCAATTCACTATGTACGAATCAAGCGGCCCCGGTCCATTCAGACCCGTGCACAGATCAGCTTGGTGTTTGACTTTGCCAGACTCATAGGCTCCCAGCTCGCACAGTATCCATGCCTGAACATGCGTCATGGAGCACCCTTCACCCTGAGGCAGTATCTCCAGCGCCAGGCCCTGCTGCTGCATGGAGAAGAGGCTCGAACCCTTGCCCACACGCCCAAGATCCTACATCTTCTATGCAGCCTACTGACAGCTATCGCCCAGGGAGCCCCCAGCCCTCCAGAGGTTCAGCTGCATTTAAAGAGGAAGGCAGCCGTTCTGGCTCTGCAGGCAGATGTGAGGGAAACGCTGGTGCTGCACAGGTATCTGCCTGTGCTGACAGAGGGGGAAGGCCCTGTGTCTTCATGGGATGAGCCACTGGGTTTCCTGGAGCGGAAGAGAGCAGTGCTTCTGAACAAGCGCAGTTACAGCGAGTCAGATCTCAGCAAAATTACTCTGAGTAAG AACTTTGGATTCATTCAGTTCTCCACATCATTTATGGATGATGGCAAAGTCTGCAATGGTCATTTCAGAGATCAGAGATCATCAACTCCTGCCAGTGACATCTTAACCAAGGAATCTAACAGTTCAACAGACAGATACACACCTATTGCACCATCAAGTCCTCGCATGTGTGACACCAGAGCTGCTAAGCGGGCGAAGTTCATGATGAAGAAAGCTCAACCATTCTCAAAGTTCAGCTCGACCATCGAG CTTTGCAAAAATCATGAATCAGGAAAAGTGTCATTATCATCTAAAGAGGTTGCTGAAGCAATGGCCCAGCAGGACCAACCTGGAGACAAAATACTGCAGAGGGCTGCAAAGTTACAG GATGAACTGAATCTCAGTGCATACGGATGGGCCACGTTAACCATGGAGGCAGACCCCAAAGTACTGAGCACCCTGATGTGGGTCTGGCTAGAAAAAATAAAG GATCCCATTCTGAGTGCAGATGACATAGATAAGCTGTGTACAAACACGCCGAGTCAAAATCCCCTTAGAACGCTGTACAAG TCTCAGCGCAGCACTCTATGTTGTTTGCTAAGCTGTGTGGGTCAGGTGACAACCCACTGTCCACAGACTGAAACTGCTGTCCTGCAGCGTCTTATACGAGCACTAACCCGG CGCCCCCCAGAGGAGATAGCCCGCTCTGACACCGTAATGAAGCTGTTCCGTTCTACAGTCAGAGAGCTGCAGTGTGTCCGCCCAGCCACAGGGAGTCCCACAACCAACACCAGCTCTTTACAgcaatttatttaa